The following proteins come from a genomic window of Rattus norvegicus strain BN/NHsdMcwi chromosome 8, GRCr8, whole genome shotgun sequence:
- the LOC103693040 gene encoding prostate and testis expressed protein 13-like isoform X1, protein MSQKLLLSVSIILLMDIGERVVTIRFIKICNLCSHHDGFECRTGMRSCWKFDILPENRTCTTENYYYTDRYTGLNLFRYAKLSCRPCAPGMYQMFHDLMRETFCCTDKNYCNDGTANSDISSLLIQDKREQKELNDD, encoded by the exons ATGTCCCAGAAGCTTCTGCTGAGTGTTTCCATAATTCTCCTCATGGACATAG GAGAAAGAGTGGTGACAATTCGCT TTATTAAAATTTGTAATCTATGTTCTCACCATGATGGGTTCGAATGCCGCACTGGCATGAGATCATGCTGGAAGTTTGACATATTGCCAGAAAACAGGACTTGTACCACAGAAAACTATTATTATACTGACCGTTACACAG ggTTAAACCTTTTTCGTTATGCAAAACTTTCATGTAGACCCTGTGCACCTGGAATGTATCAAATGTTCCATGACCTCATGAGAGAAACATTTTGCTGTACAGACAAGAACTACTGTAATGATGGCACTGCTAACTCAGATATCTCATCATTACTTATACAGGAtaagagggaacagaaagagtTGAATGACGACTAA
- the LOC103693040 gene encoding prostate and testis expressed protein 13-like isoform X2: MSQKLLLSVSIILLMDIVIKICNLCSHHDGFECRTGMRSCWKFDILPENRTCTTENYYYTDRYTGLNLFRYAKLSCRPCAPGMYQMFHDLMRETFCCTDKNYCNDGTANSDISSLLIQDKREQKELNDD; encoded by the exons ATGTCCCAGAAGCTTCTGCTGAGTGTTTCCATAATTCTCCTCATGGACATAG TTATTAAAATTTGTAATCTATGTTCTCACCATGATGGGTTCGAATGCCGCACTGGCATGAGATCATGCTGGAAGTTTGACATATTGCCAGAAAACAGGACTTGTACCACAGAAAACTATTATTATACTGACCGTTACACAG ggTTAAACCTTTTTCGTTATGCAAAACTTTCATGTAGACCCTGTGCACCTGGAATGTATCAAATGTTCCATGACCTCATGAGAGAAACATTTTGCTGTACAGACAAGAACTACTGTAATGATGGCACTGCTAACTCAGATATCTCATCATTACTTATACAGGAtaagagggaacagaaagagtTGAATGACGACTAA